Proteins from a single region of Belliella baltica DSM 15883:
- a CDS encoding murein hydrolase activator EnvC family protein, whose protein sequence is MKKTAFLLFMILGIFYSSFLSDAFAQTKKSREQLEKERAEVQKKLLEFDKILKQTAASKKTSLGQLSVVNKQLETRVTYIRTLSREVTLIDTEIAETEKRIKSLENDLSNLKIEYSNMVYTSSKMNQGMTITTFIFSSSTFKQFYMRLKYLKQYTDARKKQVEQIKIVSEDLASQRVRLEEKRLEKQQVINKEEEQRRQLAQARVEQQTIVSSLNRQEIDLRKKIVQAKRQQENLNNLIKRAIEDEIKRAEAEAKKSNSTATKASGSSIPLTPEAAALSSSFAGNKGKLPWPVETGFISKKFGTHPHPTLKGIVEDNDGVDIQTAPNSNVRSVFDGEVIKVGTIPGYGGTIVVKHGEYYTMYSKLKVISIKTGDKIKAKQVLGQVYTNKDGVAEVHFETWKGLQPMNPSTWLAGQ, encoded by the coding sequence ATGAAAAAAACTGCATTTCTTCTTTTTATGATTCTTGGGATTTTTTATTCCAGCTTTTTGAGTGATGCGTTTGCTCAAACAAAAAAATCGAGAGAGCAGCTGGAAAAGGAAAGAGCAGAAGTGCAAAAGAAGCTTTTGGAATTTGATAAGATTCTAAAACAAACTGCAGCTTCAAAAAAAACATCTTTAGGACAGTTGAGTGTTGTCAATAAGCAATTAGAAACTCGGGTAACTTACATCAGAACATTGAGTAGAGAAGTGACTTTGATTGATACAGAAATAGCCGAAACTGAGAAAAGAATAAAATCACTTGAAAATGATCTGAGTAACTTAAAAATAGAGTATTCCAATATGGTTTACACTTCATCCAAAATGAACCAAGGGATGACTATCACTACATTTATTTTTAGTTCAAGTACATTTAAGCAATTTTATATGCGCTTGAAGTATCTCAAGCAATACACAGATGCTCGAAAAAAACAGGTAGAACAAATAAAAATAGTCTCAGAAGATTTAGCAAGTCAAAGAGTACGCTTGGAAGAAAAAAGACTGGAAAAGCAACAGGTAATCAATAAAGAAGAAGAGCAACGAAGACAGCTTGCACAAGCTAGAGTAGAACAGCAAACCATTGTAAGCTCTTTGAACCGTCAAGAAATCGACCTTAGAAAAAAGATAGTTCAAGCTAAAAGACAACAAGAAAACCTAAACAATTTGATTAAAAGGGCTATTGAAGATGAGATAAAAAGGGCTGAGGCAGAGGCTAAAAAATCAAATTCTACAGCTACCAAAGCGTCCGGAAGTAGCATACCATTAACACCTGAGGCGGCAGCTTTATCAAGTTCATTTGCAGGAAATAAAGGCAAATTACCTTGGCCAGTAGAGACTGGGTTCATTTCTAAAAAATTTGGTACACATCCACACCCTACTTTAAAAGGAATAGTTGAAGACAACGACGGTGTAGATATTCAAACCGCTCCAAATTCTAATGTCAGATCAGTTTTCGATGGTGAAGTCATCAAAGTAGGAACTATCCCAGGCTATGGTGGTACTATCGTAGTCAAACATGGTGAATATTACACAATGTATAGCAAGTTGAAAGTGATTTCAATCAAAACAGGCGATAAGATAAAAGCAAAACAAGTCCTTGGCCAAGTATATACCAACAAAGATGGTGTAGCTGAAGTACATTTTGAAACGTGGAAAGGCTTGC